Proteins encoded in a region of the Quercus lobata isolate SW786 chromosome 8, ValleyOak3.0 Primary Assembly, whole genome shotgun sequence genome:
- the LOC115957588 gene encoding cucumber peeling cupredoxin-like yields MAMATLTMANLTAMIALLIAAATAASNAPAPAPVTGYTNHTVGGTVGWFFNSTTNTSATNYSAWAATQTFNLGDYLIFISISNTTVIQTYNETVYRNCTMDESEDGDTYQYDGGQNQFEKSLTVAVPLTIAGPNYYFSDADDGAQCQSGMAFEIQVNHGLGLPPYLNQPPPPPYLEPPGSDSAQFPPITLPQSPANSGFRAGASLTGVLCVSFFILFELLSVF; encoded by the exons ATGGCCATGGCGACATTGACCATGGCGAATCTAACGGCCATGATTGCACTACTGATCGCCGCCGCTACAGCCGCATCAAACGCTCCTGCTCCTGCTCCAGTCACCGGTTACACCAACCACACCGTGGGCGGGACCGTCGGGTGGTTCTTCAATTCCACCACCAACACTTCCGCCACTAATTACTCCGCTTGGGCCGCCACCCAGACCTTCAATCTCGGAGACTATCTCA TTTTCATTTCGATTTCGAACACGACGGTGATCCAGACCTACAACGAAACCGTATACCGGAACTGCACCATGGACGAATCCGAGGACGGTGATACGTACCAGTACGACGGCGGCCAGAACCAGTTCGAGAAATCGTTGACCGTGGCGGTGCCGTTGACCATCGCGGGTCCCAACTACTACTTCTCCGACGCCGACGACGGTGCTCAATGCCAGAGCGGCATGGCCTTCGAGATCCAAGTCAATCACGGCCTCGGTTTGCCTCCATACCTCAACCAGCCACCTCCGCCGCCGTACCTCGAGCCACCTGGTTCCGATTCGGCTCAGTTTCCGCCGATCACTTTACCCCAGTCGCCGGCGAACTCAGGCTTCAGAGCCGGCGCTAGTTTGACCGGCGTGTTGTGTGttagtttttttattctttttgaattgctgtctgttttttga
- the LOC115955665 gene encoding synaptotagmin-4 yields the protein MGLISGVFMGMLFGIALMAGWKHMMRYRSTKRIAKAVDIKLLGSLDREDLKKICGENFPEWISFPVFEQVKWLNKQLSKMWPYVADAAEIVIKESVEPLLEEYRPPGITALKFNKLSLGTVAPKIEGIRVQSLKEGQIIMDIDFRWGGDTSIILGVEAALVASIPIQLKDLQVFTVARVIFQLAEEIPCISAVVVALLSEPKPRIDYTLKAVGGSLTAIPGISDMIDDTVNTIVTDMLQWPHRIIVPIGGIPVDTSELELKPQGKIALTIVKANDLKNMEMIGKSDPYVVVHIRPLFKVKTKVVDNNLNPVWNQTFDLIVEDKETQSLILEVFDEDIGQDKRLGIAKLTLNDLEAESEKELDLRLQPSLDMLKIKDKKDRGTLTIKVLYHEFNKEEQLAALEEEKMILEARKKLKEAGVIGSTMDAIDGAATLVGSGVGFVGTGLGAGAGLVGSGVGAGVGLVGTGLGAVGSGLSKAGKFMGRTITGQSRKSGSTTPVTSVQENGDAKLQ from the exons atggggTTGATTTCGGGGGTTTTCATGGGGATGTTGTTCGGGATTGCGTTGATGGCTGGATGGAAACACATGATGCGTTACCGAAGCACCAAGCGAATTGCTAAG gcTGTTGATATAAAACTCCTTGGGTCCCTTGATCGagaagatttgaagaaaatttgcGGTGAAAATTTTCCTGAATGGATATCTTTCCCTGTCTTTGAACAG GTGAAATGGCTGAACAAGCAACTAAGCAAAATGTGGCCATATGTTGCAGAT GCAGCAGAAATAGTTATAAAAGAATCTGTTGAACCTCTTCTTGAAGAATACCGTCCACCTGGAATTACAGCtttaaaattcaacaaattgtCCCTTGGTACTGTGGCTCCCAAAATTGAAG GTATACGTGTTCAGAGTCTTAAGGAAGGTCAGATTATAATGGATATTGATTTCAGGTGGGGTGGTGATACAAGCATCATTTTAGGCGTTGAAGCTGCTCTTGTTGCTTCAATACCCATCCAG TTGAAGGATCTTCAAGTCTTCACTGTTGCTCGTGTTATTTTCCAACTTGCTGAAGAGATCCCTTGTATTTCTGCTGTTGTTGTTGCCCTACTTTCTGAG CCAAAGCCTAGAATTGATTATACTCTGAAGGCTGTTGGTGGTAGCTTAACAGCCATCCCTGGAATTTCAGATATGATTGAT GATACTGTCAATACGATTGTCACAGATATGCTCCAGTGGCCCCATAGGATTATTGTTCCAATTGGCGGTATACCTGTTGATACAAG tGAATTAGAGCTTAAACCACAGGGAAAGATTGCCTTGACAATCGTAAAAGCAAATGATTTGAAGAACATGGAAATGATTGGAAAATCTGATCCTTATGTTGTTGTGCATATTCGGCCACTATTCAAGGTCAAAACAAAGGTTGTTGATAACAATCTGAATCCTGTTTGGAATCAAACATTTGACTTGATAGTAGAAGACAAGGAGACACAGTCCCTTATACTTGAG GTTTTTGATGAGGACATTGGGCAAGACAAGAGATTGGGAATAGCAAAGCTAACTTTGAATGACCTGGAAGCTGAATCCGAGAAAGAGCTTGATTTGAGACTGCAACCATCACTTGACATgctgaaaataaaagataaaaaggatAGAGGGACTCTTACAATTAAG gtctTATACCACGAATTTAACAAGGAAGAGCAGTTGGCTGCTCTAGAAGAAGAGAAGATGATCCTAGAAGCAAGAAAGAAACTGAAAGAAGCAGGAGTTATAGGGAGTACAATGGACGCAATTGACGGAGCTGCAACACTGGTTGGGTCTGGTGTTGGATTTGTAGGTACTGGTCTTGGTGCTGGGGCTGGGCTTGTGGGAAGTGGTGTTGGTGCCGGAGTTGGGCTTGTGGGAACTGGCCTTGGAGCTGTTGGCAGTGGACTGAGCAAAGCAGGAAAGTTCATGGGCCGAACCATTACAGGGCAATCAAGGAAGAGTGGCTCCACAACTCCAGTGACTAGTGTCCAAGAAAATGGTGATGCCAAGCTGCAGTAG